A window of Phyllopteryx taeniolatus isolate TA_2022b chromosome 19, UOR_Ptae_1.2, whole genome shotgun sequence contains these coding sequences:
- the LOC133469687 gene encoding uncharacterized protein LOC133469687 isoform X3 — protein sequence MSTNLFRQVIILVCVCVSVCVSPESYAQLDVCGSPPLNTKIVGGVDAQEGSWPWQASLQNFGSHVCGGSLINREWVLSAAQCFFSTSTFGWSVSLGLQNLQGSNSNKVSIKINTIILHPGFNIFSFDNDIALLRLSSPVSFTDYIRPVCLASSNSVFNNGTDSWVTGWGTVQEGVSLPFPETLQEVQVPILGNRQCNCLNGLGLVTDNMICAGFLEGGKDACQGDAGGPMVNEQDSIWIQSGIVSFGFGCAQPHQPGVYSRVSRYESWINAHIISDKPGFVQFKSSGLDADSNYTCSGLPPPVTEGSATTEDPVPYLSSAELCGIPSQKNKIVGGHEAKEGSWPWQASLQSFGSHVCGGSLINREWVLSAAHCFFSTSTFGWSVSLGRHKLEDIEPNEVTKTVATIILHPYFDSVIFDNDIALLRLSSAVIFTAYIRPVCLAADSSVFSNGTNSWVTGWGSVKEGVPPPFAATLQEVEVPVLGNRQCNCLIGEGLITDNMICAGFLEGGKDACQGDSGGPMVSEKDSIWIQSGIISFGFGCARPNNPGVYARVSRYQSWINSHISSDKPGFVQFNSNGLDADSNYTCSLPPPDVTPSAELCGSPALNTKIVGGQDAQEGSWPWQASLEIFGTHVCAGSLINREWVMSAAHCFSSTSTFGWAIFLGRQNLLGNNPNEVIKTVDTIILHPGFNIFSLDNDIALLRLSSPVMFTDYIRPVCLVANSSVFSSGTDSWVTGWGTVNEGVPLPFPATLQEVEVPILGNRHCNCLIGVGLVTDNMICAGFLEGGKDACQGDSGGPMVSKQGSIWIQSGIVSFGFGCGRPNQPGVYSRVSRYQSWINSHISSDKPGFVWFNSSGLYTDSNYTCPGLPHPVTEGPATTEEPMPSISSTVCGIPPLNTKIVGGVDAQEGSWPWQASLQNFGSHVCGGSLINREWVLSAAQCFSSTSTFGWSVSLGLQNLQGSNSNKVSIKINTIILHPGFNIFSFDNDIALLRLSSPVSFTDYIRPVCLASSNSVFNNGTDSWVTGWGTVQEGVSLPFPETLQEVQVPILGNRQCNCLNGLGLVTDNMICAGFLEGGKDACQGDAGGPMVNEQDSIWIQSGIVSFGFGCAQPHQPGVYSRVSRYESWINAHIISDKPGFVQFKSSGLDADSNYTCSGLPPPVTEGSATTEDPVPYLSSAELCGIPSQKNKIVGGHEAKEGSWPWQASLQSFGSHVCGGSLINREWVLSAAHCFFSTSTFGWSVSLGRHKLEDIEPNEVTKTVATIILHPYFDSVIFDNDIALLRLSSAVIFTAYIRPVCLAADSSVFSNGTNSWVTGWGSVKEGVPPPFAATLQEVEVPVLGNRQCNCLIGEGLITDNMICAGFLEGGKDACQGDSGGPMVSEKDSIWIQSGIISFGFGCARPNNPGVYARVSRYQSWINSHISSDKPGFVQFNSNGLDADSNYTCSLPPPDVTPSAELCGSPALNTKIVGGQDAQEGSWPWQASLEIFGTHVCAGSLINREWVMSAAHCFSSTSTFGWAIFLGRQNLLGNNPNEVIKTVDTIILHPGFNIFSLDNDIALLRLSSPVMFTDYIRPVCLVANSSVFSSGTDSWVTGWGTVNEGVPLPFPATLQEVEVPILGNRHCNCLIGVGLVTDNMICAGFLEGGKDACQGDSGGPMVSKQGSIWIQSGIVSFGFGCGRPNQPGVYSRVSRYQSWINSHISSDKPGFVWFNSSGLYTDSNYTCPGLPHPVTEGPATTEEPMPSISSTVCGIPPLNTKIVGGVDAQEGSWPWQASLQNFGSHVCGGSLINREWVLSAAQCFSSTSTFGWSVSLGLQNLQGSNSNKVSIKINTIILHPGFNIFSFDNDIALLRLSSPVSFTDYIRPVCLASSNSVFNNGTDSWVTGWGTVQEGVSLPFPETLQEVQVPILGNRQCNCLNGLGLVTDNMICAGFLEGGKDACQGDAGGPMVNEQDSIWIQSGIVSFGFGCAQPHQPGVYSRVSRYESWINAHIISDKPGFVQFKSSGLDADSNYTCSGLPPPVTEGSATTEDPVPYLSSAELCGIPSQEIKIVGGDAASEGSWPWQASLQSFGIHVCGGSLINREWVMSAAHCFTSTNTFGWSVSLGRHSLKDINPNEVTRTVAAIILHPFFDNVIFDNDIALLRLSSVVRFTDYIRPVCLAANSSVFNNGTNSWVTGWRSVQEGVLQEVEVPILGKRQCNCLNGGGLITDNMICSGFLQGGKDVCQGESGSPMVSKQDSIWIQSGILSFGFGCAQPNQPGIYVKVSRYHSWITSHIISDKPGLVQFNSSGLDTDSNYTCPGLPPPLTEGPNATGDPVPSKSSAELCGSPPLNTKINGGEDAQEGSWPWQASLQKSGIHVCSGSLINREWVMSAAHCFSSTSHIGWSISLGRQNVKSDNPNEVSRTIDTIILHPNYSSSSNDNDIALLRVSSAVTFTDYIRPVCLAASSSVINNGTDSWVTGWRTVQEGVSLSFPKTLQEVEVLVLGNRQCNCLNGDGSVTDNMICAGVLEGGKDSCQEDSGGPMVSKQDSTWIQSGIVSFGFGCALPNTPGVYTRVSRYQSWINSHISFDKPGFVQFNSSGMDADRNYTCPLPPPVTEVTPTEGPGPGSTTTSTTLPNPTEQVCGTAPLNNRVEGGRGFVPTGTWPWVISLHKNGAYACAGTLITARFILTSAECFSNPIPTASDWTAYLGQKLVNGVEEFEMSLAIDSITISKLQGSNIAVLQLAKGVSFSDYLQPVCLDITNAISFPAGTPCWTAGWGKGNKSRSIEKSESLRQLETEVVSCGSAGSDQENICTSALDLQQGDDGGPLICKSDLSWFEPALVATDTRSLRANIQIFSKISRFGSFLKATVGDMPSPAATSSAGAPGSYGSSVLSFFVASASVYLVACMYHGET from the exons ATGTCAACCAACCTGTTTAGACAAGTTATAATtctcgtttgtgtgtgtgtgtccgtatGTGTTTCCCCAGAGTCGTATGCTCAGCTGGATG TGTGTGGCAGCCCGCCACTGAACACAAAGATTGTTGGGGGTGTAGATGCTCAAGAAGGAAGTTGGCCCTGGCAGGCTAGCCTGCAGAATTTTGGTAGTCATGTTTGTGGTGGTTCTCTCATAAACAGAGAGTGGGTGCTGTCTGCTGCCCAATGCTTCTTCAG TACAAGTACGTTTGGATGGTCGGTTTCTCTTGGTCTTCAGAACCTACAGGGaagcaattcaaacaaagtgTCCATAAAAATCAACACAATAATTTTGCATCCAGGCTTCAACATTTTCAGCTTCGACAATGATATTGCTCTGCTCAGACTCTCCTCACCAGTATCATTCACAGACTACATCAGACCTGTGTGTCTGGCATCCAGTAACAGTGTGTTCAACAATGGTACTGATAGCTGGGTCACTGGTTGGGGAACAGTCCAGGAGGGAG TGTCCCTCCCCTTCCCTGAAACACTTCAAGAAGTGCAAGTCCCAATTCTGGGAAACAGACAGTGTAACTGCCTGAACGGTTTAGGTTTAGTCACAGACAATATGATCTGTGCTGGTTTTCTGGAAGGAGGGAAAGATGCCTGTCAG GGAGACGCAGGAGGGCCAATGGTAAACGAGCAGGATTCTATCTGGATCCAGTCTGGAATCGTCAGTTTTGGATTTGGCTGTGCTCAGCCCCATCAGCCCGGAGTCTACTCCAGAGTGTCCCGCTACGAGTCGTGGATCAACGCCCACATCATCTCTGATAAGCCTGGCTTTGTGCAGTTCAAGTCCAGTGGGCTGGATGCTGATAGCAACTACACTTGTTCTGGTCTGCCTCCTCCTGTTACTGAAGGATCAGCTACAACTGAAGATCCAGTGCCTTACCTGTCAAGTGCTGAAT TGTGTGGAATACCATCACAGAAGAACAAGATAGTTGGAGGTCACGAAGCTAAAGAAGGAAGTTGGCCCTGGCAAGCTAGTCTGCAGAGTTTTGGTAGCCATGTTTGTGGTGGTTCTCTTATAAACAGAGAGTGGGTACTGTCTGCTGCCCACTGCTTTTTCAG CACAAGTACCTTTGGTTGGTCCGTTTCTCTTGGTCGTCATAAGCTAGAAGACATCGAACCAAATGAAGTGACCAAGACTGTTGCCACAATAATTTTGCATCCATACTTTGACAGTGTAATCTTCGATAATGACATTGCTCTGCTCAGACTCTCCTCTGCAGTCATCTTCACAGCCTACATCAGACCTGTGTGTCTGGCAGCCGATAGTAGTGTGTTTAGCAATGGTACTAATAGCTGGGTCACTGGCTGGGGATCAGTCAAGGAAGGAG TGCCTCCCCCCTTCGCTGCAACGCTACAAGAAGTAGAAGTCCCAGTTCTGGGAAACAGACAGTGTAACTGCCTAATCGGAGAGGGTTTAATCACAGATAATATGATCTGCGCAGGTTTTCTAGAGGGAGGGAAAGATGCTTGCCAG GGAGACTCAGGAGGTCCAATGGTGAGTGAGAAGGATTCTATCTGGATCCAGTCTGGAATCATCAGTTTTGGATTTGGCTGTGCTCGACCAAATAATCCGGGGGTTTATGCAAGAGTGTCCCGCTACCAGTCCTGGATCAACTCCCACATCAGCTCTGATAAACCAGGATTTGTGCAGTTCAACTCCAATGGGCTGGATGCTGATAGCAACTACACTTGTTCTTTGCCTCCTCCTGATGTTACGCCCAGTGCTGAAT TGTGTGGCAGCCCAGCACTGAACACAAAGATAGTTGGTGGTCAAGATGCTCAAGAAGGAAGTTGGCCCTGGCAGGCAAGTCTGGAGATTTTTGGTACCCATGTTTGTGCTGGTTCACTCATAAACAGAGAGTGGGTGATGTCTGCTGCCCACTGCTTCTCCAG CACAAGTACCTTTGGATGGGCAATTTTTCTCGGCCGTCAGAACCTGCTGGGAAACAACCCAAATGAAGTGATCAAAACTGTGGACACAATCATTTTGCATCCAGGCTTCAACATTTTCAGCTTGGACAATGACATCGCTCTGCTCAGACTCTCGTCACCTGTCATGTTCACAGACTACATAAGACCTGTGTGTCTGGTAGCCAATAGCAGTGTGTTCAGCAGTGGTACTGATAGCTGGGTCACTGGTTGGGGAACAGTCAATGAAGGAG TACCTCTTCCCTTCCCTGCAACGCTACAAGAAGTGGAAGTCCCAATTCTGGGAAATAGACACTGTAACTGCCTAATTGGAGTGGGTTTAGTCACAGACAATATGATCTGTGCTGGTTTTCTAGAAGGAGGGAAAGATGCATGTCAG GGGGACTCAGGAGGTCCAATGGTAAGCAAGCAAGGTTCCATATGGATCCAATCTGGAATCGTTAGTTTTGGTTTTGGCTGTGGTCGGCCTAATCAGCCTGGAGTCTATTCAAGAGTCTCCCGCTACCAGTCTTGGATCAACTCCCACATCAGCTCTGATAAGCCTGGCTTTGTGTGGTTCAACTCTAGTGGGTTGTATACTGATAGTAACTACACTTGTCCTGGTCTACCTCATCCTGTTACTGAAGGGCCAGCTACAACCGAAGAGCCAATGCCCAGCATCTCGAGTACTGTGTGTGGAATCCCACCACTGAACACAAAGATTGTTGGGGGTGTAGATGCTCAAGAAGGAAGTTGGCCCTGGCAGGCTAGCCTGCAGAATTTTGGTAGTCATGTTTGTGGTGGTTCTCTCATAAACAGAGAGTGGGTGCTGTCTGCTGCCCAATGCTTCTCCAG TACAAGTACGTTTGGATGGTCGGTTTCTCTTGGTCTTCAGAACCTACAGGGaagcaattcaaacaaagtgTCCATAAAAATCAACACAATAATTTTGCATCCAGGCTTCAACATTTTCAGCTTCGACAATGATATTGCTCTGCTCAGACTCTCCTCACCAGTATCATTCACAGACTACATCAGACCTGTGTGTCTGGCATCCAGTAACAGTGTGTTCAACAATGGTACTGATAGCTGGGTCACTGGTTGGGGAACAGTCCAGGAGGGAG TGTCCCTCCCCTTCCCTGAAACACTTCAAGAAGTGCAAGTCCCAATTCTGGGAAACAGACAGTGTAACTGCCTGAACGGTTTAGGTTTAGTCACAGACAATATGATCTGTGCTGGTTTTCTGGAAGGAGGGAAAGATGCCTGTCAG GGAGACGCAGGAGGGCCAATGGTAAACGAGCAGGATTCTATCTGGATCCAGTCTGGAATCGTCAGTTTTGGATTTGGCTGTGCTCAGCCCCATCAGCCCGGAGTCTACTCCAGAGTGTCCCGCTACGAGTCGTGGATCAACGCCCACATCATCTCTGATAAGCCTGGCTTTGTGCAGTTCAAGTCCAGTGGGCTGGATGCTGATAGCAACTACACTTGTTCTGGTCTGCCTCCTCCTGTTACTGAAGGATCAGCTACAACTGAAGATCCAGTGCCTTACCTGTCAAGTGCTGAAT TGTGTGGAATACCATCACAGAAGAACAAGATAGTTGGAGGTCACGAAGCTAAAGAAGGAAGTTGGCCCTGGCAAGCTAGTCTGCAGAGTTTTGGTAGCCATGTTTGTGGTGGTTCTCTTATAAACAGAGAGTGGGTACTGTCTGCTGCCCACTGCTTTTTCAG CACAAGTACCTTTGGTTGGTCCGTTTCTCTTGGTCGTCATAAGCTAGAAGACATCGAACCAAATGAAGTGACCAAGACTGTTGCCACAATAATTTTGCATCCATACTTTGACAGTGTAATCTTCGATAATGACATTGCTCTGCTCAGACTCTCCTCTGCAGTCATCTTCACAGCCTACATCAGACCTGTGTGTCTGGCAGCCGATAGTAGTGTGTTTAGCAATGGTACTAATAGCTGGGTCACTGGCTGGGGATCAGTCAAGGAAGGAG TGCCTCCCCCCTTCGCTGCAACGCTACAAGAAGTAGAAGTCCCAGTTCTGGGAAACAGACAGTGTAACTGCCTAATCGGAGAGGGTTTAATCACAGATAATATGATCTGCGCAGGTTTTCTAGAGGGAGGGAAAGATGCTTGCCAG GGAGACTCAGGAGGTCCAATGGTGAGTGAGAAGGATTCTATCTGGATCCAGTCTGGAATCATCAGTTTTGGATTTGGCTGTGCTCGACCAAATAATCCGGGGGTTTATGCAAGAGTGTCCCGCTACCAGTCCTGGATCAACTCCCACATCAGCTCTGATAAACCAGGATTTGTGCAGTTCAACTCCAATGGGCTGGATGCTGATAGCAACTACACTTGTTCTTTGCCTCCTCCTGATGTTACGCCCAGTGCTGAAT TGTGTGGCAGCCCAGCACTGAACACAAAGATAGTTGGTGGTCAAGATGCTCAAGAAGGAAGTTGGCCCTGGCAGGCAAGTCTGGAGATTTTTGGTACCCATGTTTGTGCTGGTTCACTCATAAACAGAGAGTGGGTGATGTCTGCTGCCCACTGCTTCTCCAG CACAAGTACCTTTGGATGGGCAATTTTTCTCGGCCGTCAGAACCTGCTGGGAAACAACCCAAATGAAGTGATCAAAACTGTGGACACAATCATTTTGCATCCAGGCTTCAACATTTTCAGCTTGGACAATGACATCGCTCTGCTCAGACTCTCGTCACCTGTCATGTTCACAGACTACATAAGACCTGTGTGTCTGGTAGCCAATAGCAGTGTGTTCAGCAGTGGTACTGATAGCTGGGTCACTGGTTGGGGAACAGTCAATGAAGGAG TACCTCTTCCCTTCCCTGCAACGCTACAAGAAGTGGAAGTCCCAATTCTGGGAAATAGACACTGTAACTGCCTAATTGGAGTGGGTTTAGTCACAGACAATATGATCTGTGCTGGTTTTCTAGAAGGAGGGAAAGATGCATGTCAG GGGGACTCAGGAGGTCCAATGGTAAGCAAGCAAGGTTCCATATGGATCCAATCTGGAATCGTTAGTTTTGGTTTTGGCTGTGGTCGGCCTAATCAGCCTGGAGTCTATTCAAGAGTCTCCCGCTACCAGTCTTGGATCAACTCCCACATCAGCTCTGATAAGCCTGGCTTTGTGTGGTTCAACTCTAGTGGGTTGTATACTGATAGTAACTACACTTGTCCTGGTCTACCTCATCCTGTTACTGAAGGGCCAGCTACAACCGAAGAGCCAATGCCCAGCATCTCGAGTACTGTGTGTGGAATCCCACCACTGAACACAAAGATTGTTGGGGGTGTAGATGCTCAAGAAGGAAGTTGGCCCTGGCAGGCTAGCCTGCAGAATTTTGGTAGTCATGTTTGTGGTGGTTCTCTCATAAACAGAGAGTGGGTGCTGTCTGCTGCCCAATGCTTCTCCAG TACAAGTACGTTTGGATGGTCGGTTTCTCTTGGTCTTCAGAACCTACAGGGaagcaattcaaacaaagtgTCCATAAAAATCAACACAATAATTTTGCATCCAGGCTTCAACATTTTCAGCTTCGACAATGATATTGCTCTGCTCAGACTCTCCTCACCAGTATCATTCACAGACTACATCAGACCTGTGTGTCTGGCATCCAGTAACAGTGTGTTCAACAATGGTACTGATAGCTGGGTCACTGGTTGGGGAACAGTCCAGGAGGGAG TGTCCCTCCCCTTCCCTGAAACACTTCAAGAAGTGCAAGTCCCAATTCTGGGAAACAGACAGTGTAACTGCCTGAACGGTTTAGGTTTAGTCACAGACAATATGATCTGTGCTGGTTTTCTGGAAGGAGGGAAAGATGCCTGTCAG GGAGACGCAGGAGGGCCAATGGTAAACGAGCAGGATTCTATCTGGATCCAGTCTGGAATCGTCAGTTTTGGATTTGGCTGTGCTCAGCCCCATCAGCCCGGAGTCTACTCCAGAGTGTCCCGCTACGAGTCGTGGATCAACGCCCACATCATCTCTGATAAGCCTGGCTTTGTGCAGTTCAAGTCCAGTGGGCTGGATGCTGATAGCAACTACACTTGTTCTGGTCTGCCTCCTCCTGTTACTGAAGGATCAGCTACAACTGAAGATCCAGTGCCTTACCTGTCAAGTGCTGAAT TGTGTGGAATACCATCACAGGAGATAAAGATAGTTGGAGGTGACGCTGCTTCGGAAGGAAGTTGGCCCTGGCAAGCTAGTCTGCAGAGTTTTGGCATCCATGTTTGTGGTGGGTCTCTCATAAACAGAGAGTGGGTAATGTCTGCTGCACACTGCTTCACCAG CACAAATACCTTTGGTTGGTCCGTTTCTCTTGGTCGTCACAGTCTTAAGGACATCAACCCAAACGAAGTGACCAGGACTGTTGCAGCAATAATTTTGCATCCATTCTTCGACAATGTAATCTTCGACAATGACATTGCTCTGCTCAGACTCTCCTCTGTAGTCAGGTTCACGGACTACATCAGACCTGTGTGTCTGGCAGCAAATAGCAGTGTGTTCAACAATGGTACTAATAGCTGGGTCACTGGTTGGAGATCAGTCCAGGAAGGAG TGCTGCAAGAAGTGGAAGTCCCAATTCTGGGAAAAAGACAGTGTAACTGTCTGAATGGAGGGGGTTTAATTACAGATAATATGATCTGTTCTGGTTTTCTTCAAGGAGGCAAGGACGTTTGTCAG GGTGAATCAGGAAGTCCTATGGTGAGCAAGCAGGATTCTATTTGGATCCAATCTGGAATTCTTAGTTTTGGTTTTGGATGTGCTCAGCCCAATCAGCCTGGCATTTATGTCAAAGTGTCCCGCTACCATTCCTGGATCACCTCACACATCATCTCTGATAAGCCAGGCTTGGTGCAGTTCAACTCCAGTGGGCTGGATACTGACAGCAACTACACTTGTCCTGGTCTGCCTCCTCCTCTTACTGAAGGGCCAAATGCAACTGGAGATCCAGTGCCCAGCAAGTCAAGTGCTGAAT TGTGTGGCAGCCCACCACTGAACACAAAGATTAatggtggtgaagatgctcaagAAGGAAGTTGGCCCTGGCAGGCTAGTCTGCAGAAGTCTGGTATCCATGTTTGCAGTGGTTCTCTCATAAATAGAGAGTGGGTGATGTCTGCTGCCCACTGCTTCTCCAG CACAAGTCATATTGGATGGTCGATTTCTCTTGGCCGTCAGAACGTGAAGAGCGACAACCCAAACGAAGTGTCCAGAACCATTGACACAATCATTTTGCATCCAAACTACAGCAGTTCCagcaatgacaatgacattgctCTTCTTAGGGTCTCCTCAGCAGTCACATTTACAGATTACATCAGACCTGTGTGCCTGGCAGCCAGTAGCAGTGTCATCAACAATGGGACTGATAGCTGGGTCACTGGTTGGAGAACAGTCCAGGAAGGAG TGTCCCTCTCCTTCCCTAAAACGCTACAAGAAGTGGAAGTGCTGGTTCTGGGAAACAGACAGTGTAACTGCCTGAATGGAGACGGCTCAGTCACAGACAATATGATCTGTGCTGGGGTTCTGGAAGGAGGGAAAGACTCTTGTCAG GAGGACTCAGGAGGTCCAATGGTCAGCAAGCAGGATTCCACATGGATCCAATCCGGAATTGTTAGCTTTGGTTTTGGATGTGCGCTTCCCAATACCCCAGGGGTTTACACAAGGGTGTCCCGCTACCAGTCCTGGATCAATTCCCACATAAGTTTTGACAAGCCAGGCTTTGTTCAGTTCAATTCCAGTGGGATGGATGCTGATCGCAACTACACTTGTCCTCTACCTCCTCCTGTAACTGAAGTTACGCCTACGGAAGGACCAGGACCCGGCTCAACAACTACAAGCACAACTCTACCAAATCCCACTG AGCAAGTTTGCGGTACTGCACCTTTGAACAATCGTGTGGAAGGTGGCCGTGGATTTGTACCAACTGGAACTTGGCCTTGGGTTATCAGTCTCCACAAAAACGGGGCTTACGCTTGTGCAGGAACTCTCATCACCGCCAGATTCATCCTCACTTCTGCTGAGTGCTTCTCTAA CCCCATACCAACTGCCAGTGACTGGACTGCCTATCTGGGACAGAAACTTGTCAATGGCGTGGAGGAGTTTGAAATGTCTTTGGCCATTGACAGTATTACTATAAGCAAACTGCAAGGTTCCAACATTGCAGTGCTGCAGCTAGCAAAAGGCGTCAGCTTCAGTGATTACCTCCAGCCTGTGTGTTTGGACATCACCAATGCAATATCCTTCCCCGCTGGTACTCCCTGCTGGACAgctggctggggaaagggaaacAAAAGTCGAA GCATTGAGAAATCAGAAAGTCTAAGACAACTTGAAACTGAGGTAGTCAGTTGTGGGAGTGCTGGTTCTGATCAGGAGAACATTTGTACTTCTGCCTTGGACCTTCAACAG GGGGATGATGGCGGCCCTCTAATCTGCAAGTCAGACTTATCTTGGTTCGAGCCGGCCCTCGTTGCAACAGATACTAGATCCCTCCGTGCCAACATTCagatattttccaaaatatcGCGTTTTGGATCATTCTTAAAGGCAACAGTTGGTGACATGCCGTCTCCTGCGGCTACTTCCTCAGCAGGTGCACCTGGTTCCTACGGATCATCAGTCCTGTCTTTCTTTGTGGCTTCAGCCTCAGTTTACCTGGTCGCATGCATGTATCATGGAGAAACTTGA